One genomic window of Opitutia bacterium includes the following:
- a CDS encoding insulinase family protein — MHSASERRAALPFAHLSFAPIVVALFLAATAALRAAAWPIETPDLHPDPAWRWGTLANGLRYVVRQNAVPAGRVSYRLIVEVGAMHERPDERGFSHFVEHMAFNGTRHFPGESIRAEMERRGIGFGPESSAFTFVTHTIYQFDAPGNGPAEIDWVLGVLRDFADGVQFESREVKRERGVIASESRDRRSVAQRFELRRRRELYPLSPLSNNVEGDPEKATPEKLRAFYRKWYRPERMILAVVGDAAPETLAAAVERQFSSLAAPADPAPVVDVGFLENPAEATASIVHDAEAGGLYLEVASVTLRREDGLAERRRAMAAGIASQVLTERLQKITRETGGVFSSAGARFLAATPHATEASVYIQSTSDAWNTSATTLARELRRTLEMTVYQAEADAAKSRVLRSNELALASASTADSSELAAWVAQEALWRVVSTSPVENLRIARELLPAITVFEVAEAWRSLWQQRRARLFGYGYFPVRDSAAMVDAAFTAENRRPLEAPARPNVVEFPYREFGPAGEIRSRRHDEATDIHLIEFANGVRVALKRTAFEANQVQFALTLGHGLLTAPPYKAALAPLASASLLDGGLNRIPVAELHHLLSVEPITMQFSVNEGSFNFSGTMPPEKADLTLRLLCAYLTDARWDEKAIAAAKTNLISRHAESLRTTEGVLGLHSFHEATHHDARYRAPAPEDIAKIERADLRTWLEVPLREAPLDFALVGDFDPETVVPILARTLGALPERAEPRAEEFPVHFVKKGGEFPVSGPVTSERAAIQFLWPADQGRDFHASRRLEVLSAVLGERILQRVREDLGAAYSPSADYWRSDIGTEEGYLLAFVTTAPKMAAKVRKLILQEADDLARHGATAAELATAVTPIIARTRVQLKGNAYWLWHIALKAHRKPEALTWPATRTTDFERITLADINHLAREILPRDRALQFTVLPAKR, encoded by the coding sequence ATGCACTCCGCCTCGGAGCGCCGCGCCGCGCTCCCCTTTGCCCACCTGTCCTTCGCTCCCATCGTCGTCGCATTGTTTCTCGCCGCGACCGCCGCCCTGCGCGCCGCCGCTTGGCCGATCGAGACGCCCGACCTCCACCCCGATCCCGCGTGGCGTTGGGGCACGCTCGCCAACGGCCTCCGCTACGTCGTGCGCCAGAACGCCGTCCCCGCCGGACGCGTCAGCTACCGCCTCATCGTGGAAGTCGGCGCAATGCACGAGCGGCCCGACGAGCGCGGCTTCTCGCACTTCGTCGAGCACATGGCCTTCAACGGCACGCGCCACTTCCCCGGCGAGTCGATCCGCGCCGAGATGGAACGCCGCGGCATCGGCTTCGGCCCCGAATCGAGCGCCTTCACTTTCGTCACGCACACGATCTACCAGTTCGACGCTCCGGGCAACGGGCCCGCTGAAATCGACTGGGTGCTCGGTGTCCTCCGCGACTTCGCCGACGGCGTGCAATTCGAATCGCGCGAGGTGAAACGCGAGCGCGGCGTGATTGCCTCCGAGAGCCGCGATCGCCGGTCCGTCGCGCAGCGCTTCGAGCTCCGGCGCCGCCGCGAGCTGTATCCGCTCAGCCCGCTCAGCAACAACGTCGAAGGCGACCCCGAGAAGGCCACACCGGAAAAGCTCCGCGCCTTCTACCGCAAATGGTATCGCCCCGAGCGGATGATCCTCGCCGTCGTCGGCGACGCCGCGCCCGAGACGCTGGCCGCGGCGGTCGAACGCCAATTCTCGTCTCTGGCCGCCCCGGCCGATCCCGCGCCCGTCGTCGACGTCGGGTTCCTGGAAAATCCGGCCGAGGCCACCGCCAGCATCGTGCACGATGCCGAAGCCGGCGGCCTCTATCTCGAAGTCGCCTCGGTCACGCTCCGCCGTGAAGACGGGCTCGCCGAGCGACGCCGCGCCATGGCCGCAGGGATCGCCTCGCAGGTCCTCACGGAGCGATTACAAAAAATCACCCGCGAAACCGGCGGCGTTTTCTCCAGCGCCGGCGCGCGCTTCCTCGCCGCCACGCCTCACGCGACCGAGGCCAGCGTCTACATTCAATCCACCTCGGACGCCTGGAACACCTCCGCCACCACTCTTGCCCGCGAGTTGCGCCGCACCCTCGAGATGACCGTCTACCAGGCGGAAGCCGACGCCGCCAAGTCCCGCGTGCTCCGCAGCAACGAGCTCGCTCTGGCCTCCGCCTCCACGGCCGACTCCAGCGAACTCGCCGCTTGGGTCGCGCAGGAAGCCCTGTGGCGGGTCGTCTCCACCAGCCCCGTCGAGAATCTCCGCATCGCCCGCGAGCTGCTCCCCGCCATCACCGTTTTCGAGGTCGCCGAAGCCTGGCGCTCCCTCTGGCAGCAACGCCGCGCGCGCCTGTTCGGCTACGGCTATTTCCCCGTGCGCGACAGCGCAGCCATGGTCGACGCCGCCTTCACCGCCGAGAACCGGCGCCCCCTCGAAGCTCCCGCCCGGCCGAACGTCGTCGAGTTCCCCTACCGCGAATTCGGCCCCGCCGGCGAGATTCGGTCCCGCCGCCACGACGAGGCCACCGACATCCATCTCATCGAGTTCGCGAACGGCGTGCGCGTCGCCCTCAAGCGCACCGCCTTCGAGGCGAATCAGGTGCAGTTCGCCCTCACCCTCGGCCACGGCCTCCTCACCGCCCCGCCCTACAAAGCCGCCCTCGCCCCGCTCGCCAGCGCGTCGCTCCTCGACGGCGGACTCAATCGCATCCCGGTGGCCGAACTGCACCACCTCCTCTCCGTCGAGCCGATCACGATGCAGTTCTCGGTCAACGAAGGCTCCTTCAACTTCTCGGGCACCATGCCGCCCGAGAAAGCCGATCTCACGCTGCGCTTGCTCTGCGCCTACCTGACCGACGCACGCTGGGATGAGAAAGCCATCGCCGCCGCGAAGACCAACTTGATCAGCCGACACGCGGAATCGCTTCGCACCACCGAAGGCGTGCTCGGACTGCACTCCTTCCACGAAGCAACCCATCACGATGCGCGCTACCGTGCGCCCGCGCCCGAAGACATCGCCAAGATCGAACGCGCCGATCTCCGCACCTGGCTCGAAGTCCCGCTTCGCGAGGCTCCCTTGGATTTCGCCCTCGTCGGCGACTTCGATCCCGAGACGGTCGTGCCCATCCTCGCCCGCACGCTCGGCGCCCTCCCGGAACGCGCCGAGCCGCGCGCGGAGGAATTCCCCGTGCACTTCGTGAAGAAAGGCGGCGAGTTCCCGGTGTCCGGCCCCGTCACCTCCGAGCGCGCCGCAATCCAGTTCCTGTGGCCCGCCGACCAAGGCCGCGATTTCCACGCCTCGCGGCGGCTCGAAGTCCTCTCGGCCGTGCTCGGCGAACGCATTCTCCAACGCGTGCGCGAGGATCTCGGCGCCGCCTATTCTCCGAGTGCTGACTACTGGCGATCGGATATCGGCACGGAGGAAGGCTACCTGCTCGCGTTCGTCACCACCGCCCCGAAGATGGCCGCGAAAGTCCGCAAACTCATTCTACAGGAAGCCGACGATCTCGCCCGCCACGGCGCCACCGCCGCCGAGCTCGCCACCGCCGTTACGCCCATCATCGCGCGCACCCGCGTGCAATTGAAGGGCAACGCCTACTGGCTCTGGCACATCGCACTGAAGGCCCATCGCAAACCCGAAGCCCTCACCTGGCCCGCGACGCGCACCACGGACTTCGAGCGCATTACGCTCGCGGACATCAACCACCTCGCCCGCGAAATCCTGCCGCGCGACCGCGCCCTGCAGTTCACCGTCCTGCCGGCCAAACGCTAG
- a CDS encoding four helix bundle protein, which yields MPEATTRFRFQRLDVWQESRVLYRMVARLLKKFPREETFGLTSQMRRAARSVSANIAEGSGRNSDADFAQFVEIAYGSAMEVASDSFLALDEGYITGVEQEQLLAQIETVASKASGLYRRLTGTGVSGAPRSALRSPQRRAVL from the coding sequence ATGCCAGAAGCGACCACGAGGTTCCGGTTTCAACGACTGGATGTTTGGCAAGAGAGCCGCGTGCTTTATCGCATGGTGGCGCGGTTGCTGAAGAAGTTTCCGCGGGAGGAGACGTTTGGGCTGACCTCTCAGATGCGCCGCGCCGCTCGCTCGGTGAGCGCCAACATTGCCGAGGGCAGCGGACGGAACTCGGACGCTGACTTCGCGCAGTTCGTGGAGATTGCCTACGGCTCGGCGATGGAAGTCGCGTCGGATTCATTTCTCGCTTTGGACGAGGGCTACATCACCGGCGTCGAACAAGAACAGCTCCTCGCTCAGATCGAGACGGTCGCATCCAAAGCGTCCGGTCTCTACCGACGGTTGACCGGCACAGGTGTTTCTGGCGCTCCGCGCTCTGCGCTCCGCTCTCCGCAGAGGAGGGCGGTTTTGTGA
- a CDS encoding insulinase family protein, whose translation MLSRIALLLCLAIAPLTAAPITTQLPHETSDLPVDSTVKWGRLDNGIRYAIMPNHEPKGRASLRFVVRAGSLNETDEQRGLAHFLEHMAFNGSTHYAPGTLVEFFQRLGMSFGGDTNAFTSFDRTVYMLELPDTHAETVDKALTLFADYAGGLLLLEDEINKERGIILSEKRARDSIEFRQFIGEFEFLLPDARFIQRIPIGSEEVIAKAPRERFVNFYNTWYRPDLISIVAVGDFDPAAIEAVLKEKLAPLAPRAPAALQPSLGQVSAANGVVAKLLSEPEAGAVQVSIQSITPYSYEPDNAANRLKYLPRQLALRMLNRRLSILSKQEGAPFLSGQVGATEQFDFFRNASVELTCKPEQWRAALGVGEQELRRALEFGFQAPELKEAVAATRNALEQAVRTAPTRRSEGLSMQLVDSLVDQNVFTHPKAELELFVPALDKITVDDCLAALRTTFDAKTGRRLWVTGNLTLDQAETQIVAAYEASRAIAVKPPAKIEELSFAYTSFGAPGAVKHEQKVDDLGATLIEFANGVRLNLKSTDFEAGRIRVSVRIGGGRLTEPADKPGLAFLSSNTFLLGGLGKHGIDDLQRILAGKTVGQSFAIGGDAFVFNASTNKNDLALQLQLLAAYLTDAGFRPESMRVFAKRLDEFYTRLGNTVEGPLQTDVPRILANGDKRFGVPPKEAAMARTLAESKAWLTSQFARGAIEIAIVGEFDAKAATDAVAATFGALPPREAKPAYDAERKAAFGKPAAQQFFVVTEIPKGIVQIFWPATDGREAHLSRRLGMLASVLNDRLRVKIREEMGDTYSPDAGANLSDTYKGYGHIIAQATVAPDKARAVADAMKAAAASLFEKGVTEEELVRAKQPILTNVRQSLRTNPYWLGNVLASAQETPERLGWARDRLADTESITAAELTKLAHLYLDPKNSSEFISLPEPKKAN comes from the coding sequence ATGTTGTCCCGCATCGCGCTCCTCCTGTGCCTCGCGATCGCCCCGCTCACCGCGGCTCCGATCACCACGCAACTTCCCCACGAGACGTCCGACCTGCCCGTCGATTCGACGGTGAAATGGGGCCGCCTCGACAACGGCATCCGCTACGCGATCATGCCGAATCACGAGCCGAAAGGCCGCGCCAGCCTCCGCTTCGTCGTCCGCGCCGGCTCGCTCAACGAGACCGACGAGCAGCGCGGCCTCGCGCACTTCCTCGAGCACATGGCGTTCAACGGCTCCACGCACTACGCACCCGGCACGCTCGTGGAGTTCTTCCAGCGCCTCGGCATGAGCTTCGGCGGCGACACCAACGCCTTCACCAGCTTCGACCGCACCGTCTACATGCTCGAGCTGCCCGACACCCACGCCGAGACCGTCGACAAGGCGCTCACGCTCTTCGCTGACTACGCCGGCGGCCTGCTCCTCCTCGAGGACGAGATCAACAAGGAACGCGGCATCATCCTCAGCGAGAAACGCGCGCGCGACTCCATCGAGTTCCGCCAGTTCATCGGCGAGTTCGAGTTCCTGTTGCCCGACGCGCGCTTCATCCAGCGCATTCCCATCGGCAGCGAGGAAGTCATCGCGAAGGCGCCCCGCGAACGCTTCGTCAATTTCTACAACACCTGGTATCGCCCGGACCTCATCAGCATCGTCGCCGTCGGCGACTTCGACCCGGCCGCGATCGAGGCCGTCTTGAAGGAAAAACTCGCGCCCCTCGCCCCGCGCGCCCCCGCCGCCCTCCAGCCCTCTCTCGGCCAAGTCAGCGCGGCCAACGGTGTCGTCGCCAAGCTCCTCTCCGAGCCCGAAGCCGGCGCCGTGCAGGTATCGATCCAGAGCATCACGCCCTACAGCTACGAGCCCGACAACGCGGCCAATCGCCTCAAATACCTCCCGCGCCAGCTCGCCCTCCGCATGCTCAACCGCCGCCTCTCCATCCTCTCCAAGCAGGAAGGCGCGCCGTTCCTCAGCGGCCAGGTCGGCGCGACGGAGCAATTCGACTTCTTCCGCAACGCCTCCGTCGAGCTCACCTGCAAGCCCGAGCAATGGCGCGCCGCCCTCGGCGTCGGCGAACAGGAACTGCGCCGCGCGCTCGAATTCGGCTTCCAGGCTCCCGAGTTGAAGGAAGCCGTCGCCGCCACCCGCAACGCCCTCGAGCAAGCCGTCCGCACCGCGCCGACCCGCCGCTCCGAGGGACTCTCGATGCAGCTCGTCGACTCACTGGTCGACCAAAACGTCTTCACCCACCCCAAAGCCGAACTCGAACTCTTCGTCCCCGCGCTGGACAAGATCACCGTCGACGACTGCCTCGCCGCCCTGCGCACGACGTTTGACGCAAAGACCGGCCGCCGCCTCTGGGTCACCGGCAACCTCACGCTCGACCAAGCCGAGACGCAGATCGTCGCCGCCTACGAGGCGAGCCGCGCCATCGCCGTGAAGCCGCCTGCCAAAATCGAGGAGCTGTCTTTCGCCTACACCAGCTTCGGCGCCCCCGGCGCCGTGAAGCACGAACAGAAAGTCGACGACCTCGGCGCCACGCTCATCGAGTTCGCCAACGGCGTCCGCCTCAACCTCAAGTCCACCGACTTCGAAGCCGGACGCATCCGCGTCAGCGTCCGCATCGGCGGCGGCCGCCTCACCGAGCCGGCCGACAAGCCCGGCCTCGCGTTCCTCTCGAGCAACACGTTCCTGCTCGGCGGCCTCGGCAAGCACGGCATCGACGACCTCCAGCGCATCCTCGCCGGCAAGACCGTTGGCCAGAGCTTCGCCATCGGCGGCGACGCGTTCGTCTTCAACGCCTCCACCAACAAGAACGACCTCGCACTCCAGCTGCAGCTGCTCGCCGCGTATCTCACCGACGCCGGCTTCCGCCCCGAGTCGATGCGCGTGTTCGCCAAACGCTTGGACGAATTCTACACCCGCCTCGGCAACACCGTCGAAGGCCCGCTCCAAACCGACGTCCCGCGCATCCTCGCCAACGGCGACAAACGCTTCGGCGTCCCGCCCAAGGAAGCCGCCATGGCCCGCACGCTCGCCGAGTCGAAAGCCTGGCTCACGTCCCAGTTCGCTCGCGGCGCGATCGAAATCGCCATCGTCGGCGAATTCGACGCCAAGGCCGCCACCGACGCCGTCGCCGCCACCTTCGGCGCCCTGCCCCCGCGCGAAGCCAAGCCCGCCTACGACGCCGAGCGCAAAGCCGCTTTCGGCAAGCCGGCCGCGCAACAGTTCTTCGTCGTGACCGAAATCCCGAAGGGCATCGTGCAGATCTTCTGGCCGGCCACCGACGGCCGTGAAGCGCACCTGTCGCGCCGCCTCGGCATGCTCGCCTCCGTGCTCAACGACCGCCTCCGCGTGAAAATCCGCGAGGAGATGGGCGACACCTACTCGCCCGACGCCGGCGCCAACCTCAGCGACACCTACAAGGGCTACGGTCACATCATCGCTCAGGCTACCGTCGCTCCCGACAAGGCCCGCGCCGTCGCCGACGCCATGAAGGCCGCCGCCGCGAGCCTGTTCGAGAAAGGCGTGACCGAGGAGGAACTCGTCCGCGCCAAGCAACCCATCCTAACCAACGTCCGCCAGTCGCTCCGCACCAATCCCTACTGGCTCGGCAACGTGCTCGCCTCGGCGCAGGAAACTCCCGAACGCCTCGGGTGGGCGCGCGATCGCCTCGCCGACACCGAGTCGATCACCGCCGCCGAGCTCACGAAGCTCGCTCATCTCTACCTCGATCCGAAGAACTCCAGCGAGTTCATCTCCCTCCCCGAGCCGAAGAAGGCGAACTGA
- a CDS encoding deoxyhypusine synthase family protein: MSKAKRLTKRPEDINAALAKKKGPVSQFIAHNYRHFNAAALLDAAKGYEAHLTAGGKMLVTIAGAMSTAELGITLAEMIRQDKVHAIVCTGANLEEDIFNLVAHDYYERVPHYRHLTAADEQALLDRHMNRVTDTCIPEGEAMRRIEAAVAEEWVAADQSGQRFFPHEFMYKILRSGKLKKSYQIDPKNSWMLAACEKNLPIIVPGWEDATLGNMYAGRCVTGEIKNVHTVRTGIEYMVWLAEWYTKTAKLLRNGEGSIGFFQIGGGIAGDFPICVVPMLHQDLGRTGVPLWGYFAQISDSTTSYGSYSGAVPNEKITWGKLGEKTPKFIVESDATIVAPLIFSWVLGR; encoded by the coding sequence ATGAGCAAAGCCAAACGCCTGACGAAACGTCCCGAGGACATCAACGCGGCCCTCGCGAAGAAGAAGGGACCGGTCTCCCAGTTCATCGCGCACAACTACCGTCACTTCAACGCGGCGGCGCTGCTCGATGCCGCGAAGGGCTACGAGGCGCACCTCACCGCCGGCGGCAAGATGCTCGTCACCATTGCCGGCGCCATGTCCACCGCCGAACTCGGCATCACGCTCGCCGAAATGATCCGCCAGGACAAGGTCCACGCCATCGTCTGCACCGGCGCCAACCTCGAGGAGGACATCTTCAACCTCGTGGCGCACGACTACTACGAGCGCGTGCCGCATTACCGCCATCTCACCGCCGCCGACGAGCAGGCGCTGCTCGACCGGCACATGAACCGCGTCACCGACACCTGTATTCCCGAGGGCGAGGCGATGCGCCGCATCGAGGCCGCCGTGGCCGAGGAGTGGGTCGCGGCCGACCAGAGCGGGCAGCGGTTTTTCCCGCATGAGTTCATGTATAAAATTCTCCGGTCGGGTAAGCTGAAGAAGTCTTACCAGATCGACCCGAAGAATTCGTGGATGCTCGCCGCCTGCGAGAAGAACCTCCCGATCATCGTCCCGGGTTGGGAAGACGCCACGCTCGGCAACATGTATGCCGGCCGCTGCGTCACCGGCGAAATCAAGAACGTGCACACCGTCCGCACCGGCATCGAATACATGGTGTGGCTCGCCGAGTGGTATACGAAGACGGCGAAGCTCCTCCGCAACGGTGAGGGCTCGATCGGCTTCTTCCAGATCGGCGGCGGCATCGCGGGCGACTTCCCGATTTGCGTCGTGCCGATGCTGCACCAGGACCTCGGCCGCACCGGCGTGCCGCTCTGGGGCTACTTCGCGCAGATCAGCGACTCGACCACGAGCTACGGCAGCTACTCCGGCGCCGTGCCGAACGAGAAGATCACGTGGGGCAAACTCGGCGAGAAAACGCCGAAGTTCATCGTCGAGTCCGACGCCACGATCGTCGCGCCGCTGATCTTCAGCTGGGTGCTCGGTCGTTGA
- a CDS encoding exosortase/archaeosortase family protein, with amino-acid sequence MEAVPNPANPTQVAAPARVPAQFLAALGLAGGFVAFVAWDQSHWWRVKEDYSFGWLVPLFTVYAVYDRWPQIAARIAEAERVGPAAGWVRWTLNAAATLGLVSGALFFLLGAFYRAGAGTSQPGTFALTSGMVAVVLSLLFFNVPVATVAAASGADGRAVGGNRPYRAMRELFGEPRFRVAALFVFPVCVWLISAPLVSAVEAQVSLFLLRKVVTVVAFVFDVLGYPVEQQGNVLMLPKGPVGVAEACSGIRSLTACLFAGSFLGAMFFDRLWKKVFLVVAAMGFAFVMNLARSLFLTGWAYAYGPEAINGTVHDTAGYAVLGLTCLGLLALVPLLNLKLEKYIAPATTDETAD; translated from the coding sequence ATGGAAGCCGTCCCGAATCCCGCTAATCCAACCCAGGTCGCCGCGCCCGCGCGCGTGCCGGCGCAATTTCTCGCGGCGTTGGGATTGGCGGGCGGATTCGTGGCGTTCGTGGCGTGGGATCAGTCGCACTGGTGGCGGGTGAAGGAGGATTATTCGTTCGGCTGGCTTGTGCCGTTGTTCACGGTCTACGCCGTCTATGATCGTTGGCCGCAGATCGCGGCGCGAATCGCGGAAGCGGAGCGCGTGGGACCGGCGGCGGGGTGGGTGCGTTGGACGTTGAACGCGGCGGCGACGCTCGGGCTGGTGAGCGGGGCGCTGTTCTTCCTGCTCGGCGCGTTTTATCGCGCGGGCGCGGGGACGTCGCAGCCGGGGACATTTGCGCTGACGAGCGGCATGGTGGCGGTGGTGCTGTCGCTGTTGTTTTTCAATGTGCCGGTGGCGACGGTGGCTGCGGCGAGCGGGGCTGACGGAAGGGCGGTTGGGGGCAACCGCCCCTACCGGGCGATGCGGGAGCTGTTTGGGGAACCGCGGTTTCGCGTGGCGGCGCTGTTTGTTTTTCCGGTGTGCGTTTGGTTGATTTCGGCGCCGCTGGTGTCGGCGGTGGAGGCGCAGGTGAGTTTGTTCCTTCTCCGCAAGGTCGTGACGGTGGTGGCGTTCGTCTTCGACGTGCTCGGGTATCCGGTGGAGCAGCAGGGCAACGTGCTGATGCTGCCGAAGGGGCCGGTGGGCGTCGCGGAGGCGTGCTCGGGCATCCGGTCGCTGACGGCGTGCCTGTTCGCGGGATCGTTTCTCGGGGCGATGTTTTTCGACCGGTTGTGGAAGAAGGTTTTTCTCGTGGTCGCGGCAATGGGGTTCGCGTTCGTGATGAATCTCGCGCGCAGCCTGTTCCTCACCGGCTGGGCCTACGCCTATGGGCCGGAGGCGATCAACGGCACGGTGCACGACACGGCGGGGTATGCGGTGCTTGGGCTGACTTGCCTCGGGTTGCTGGCGCTCGTGCCGTTGCTGAATCTGAAGCTCGAAAAATACATCGCGCCGGCGACGACGGACGAGACCGCGGACTGA
- a CDS encoding galactosyldiacylglycerol synthase: MRRILILSASYGEGHNSAARALRSAFAEHPGVEVEVFDLFAQKAPRLDKISRGAYLRVINHAPLLWSSFYQWLDRSPRAPLLLRALHGHAQLLAQVLRDRRPDAILSTYPVYAWLVQQLRASGYAVPPLYTVVTDALTINSLWYRAPSEGWFVTDSTSATFLHKANVPASKVHVSGFPVAAAFPDRDPTLLPPDPARTRQRRILYMINSGRTRALETAQALTLWSNWQVTFTVGRDEVLKRQLEHLVRTAPAHCEVLGWTDRIPELLMTHHVVISKAGGATTQEAINALCPMVVNQVVPGQEEGNWQLLRAHHAGALAQTPHEISQTLHAIFAHDGERWREMRAGLRRIARPTAARDIATHVLARVGASPALTAAARVPNG, encoded by the coding sequence GCCGCCCGCGCGCTCCGCTCCGCCTTCGCCGAACATCCCGGCGTCGAGGTCGAGGTGTTTGACCTGTTCGCGCAGAAGGCCCCGCGCCTCGACAAGATTTCCCGCGGCGCCTACCTGCGCGTCATCAACCACGCGCCACTCCTCTGGAGCAGTTTCTACCAATGGCTCGACCGTTCGCCGCGCGCCCCGCTCCTCCTGCGCGCGCTCCACGGCCACGCCCAACTGCTCGCGCAAGTCCTCCGCGACCGCCGCCCCGACGCGATCCTGAGCACCTATCCGGTCTACGCCTGGCTGGTGCAGCAGCTCCGCGCCAGCGGCTACGCCGTTCCGCCGCTCTACACCGTCGTCACCGACGCGCTCACCATCAACTCGCTCTGGTATCGCGCGCCGTCGGAGGGATGGTTCGTCACCGACAGCACTTCCGCCACGTTCCTCCACAAAGCAAATGTGCCCGCGAGCAAGGTGCACGTTTCCGGATTCCCCGTCGCCGCGGCATTTCCGGACCGGGATCCGACGCTCCTGCCGCCCGATCCCGCGCGCACGCGCCAGCGCCGCATTCTCTACATGATCAACTCCGGCCGCACCCGCGCGCTCGAGACTGCGCAGGCGCTCACGCTTTGGTCGAACTGGCAGGTCACCTTCACCGTGGGACGCGACGAGGTGTTGAAACGTCAGCTCGAGCACCTCGTGCGCACCGCGCCCGCCCACTGCGAAGTCCTCGGCTGGACCGATCGCATCCCGGAACTGCTCATGACCCACCACGTCGTCATCAGCAAAGCCGGCGGCGCCACCACGCAGGAGGCGATCAACGCACTTTGCCCGATGGTCGTGAATCAGGTCGTCCCCGGTCAGGAGGAAGGCAACTGGCAACTCCTGCGAGCGCACCACGCCGGCGCGCTCGCCCAGACGCCGCACGAGATCTCCCAAACGCTCCACGCCATCTTCGCCCACGACGGCGAGCGCTGGCGCGAAATGCGCGCCGGCCTGCGCCGCATCGCCCGCCCCACCGCCGCACGCGACATCGCCACGCACGTGCTCGCGCGCGTCGGAGCCTCTCCGGCGCTCACTGCCGCGGCGCGAGTTCCGAACGGATGA
- a CDS encoding 3-deoxy-D-manno-octulosonic acid transferase, producing the protein MIYVYRLLFLPALLLASPYYLWRMRKRGGYADGFSGRFGAVPELPPRGTRKRVWLQAVSVGEMLAIGPLLEGLKRDGCETYLTTTTSTGYALAKEKYSLLTIGIGYFPLDFWTFNARAWRQVQPDLCILMEGERWPEHVRAARRRGVPVVCVNARLSDRSFRRSARFKWAVRSLARGITRVLASAKRDEQRFRALGFPADRLATTGNLKLDVSIPLLDDAARAALRRDVGLPAEGLVLLGSSTWPGEEEALVEALKTARAHGHRVSLLLVPRHAERRDALRTMLSGSGLTYHFRSEGNAPAFVDVAVGDTTGELRKLTQLADLVFVGKSLPPHDGGQTPVEAAILGKPVLHGPAMTNFRDIVRSLTDADAVRRVATHAELVRTAVELLENAAAREQLAAAARAWSEANRGATERTLAIIRSELAPRQ; encoded by the coding sequence GTGATCTACGTTTACCGATTGTTGTTCCTGCCCGCCCTCCTCCTCGCCTCGCCGTATTATCTCTGGCGGATGCGGAAGCGCGGCGGCTACGCAGACGGCTTCTCGGGGCGCTTCGGCGCGGTGCCGGAATTGCCGCCGCGAGGAACGCGGAAACGCGTGTGGCTCCAAGCCGTCAGCGTGGGCGAGATGCTCGCCATCGGTCCGCTCCTCGAGGGCTTGAAGCGCGACGGCTGCGAGACCTACCTCACGACGACGACGAGCACCGGCTACGCGCTCGCGAAGGAAAAATACTCCCTGCTCACGATCGGCATCGGCTATTTCCCGCTGGATTTCTGGACCTTCAACGCGCGGGCGTGGCGGCAAGTGCAACCCGACTTGTGCATCCTCATGGAAGGCGAGCGCTGGCCCGAGCACGTGCGCGCGGCGCGTAGGCGAGGGGTGCCCGTCGTGTGCGTGAACGCTCGCTTGTCGGATCGCAGCTTTCGTCGCTCGGCCCGATTCAAATGGGCCGTCCGCTCGCTCGCGCGCGGCATCACGCGGGTGCTCGCCTCCGCCAAGCGCGACGAACAACGCTTCCGCGCCCTCGGCTTCCCCGCCGATCGCCTGGCGACCACTGGCAATCTCAAGCTCGACGTTTCGATCCCGTTGCTCGACGACGCCGCGCGCGCCGCGCTACGCCGCGACGTCGGCCTGCCCGCCGAGGGACTCGTGCTCCTCGGCTCGTCCACATGGCCCGGCGAGGAGGAGGCGCTCGTCGAGGCGTTGAAGACCGCGCGCGCGCACGGCCATCGCGTGTCGCTTCTGCTCGTGCCGCGCCATGCCGAGCGCCGCGACGCGCTCCGCACGATGCTCTCTGGCAGCGGGCTGACTTATCACTTTCGCTCCGAGGGCAACGCGCCTGCCTTCGTCGACGTCGCGGTCGGCGACACCACGGGCGAACTTCGCAAGCTCACGCAGCTCGCCGACCTCGTGTTCGTCGGGAAAAGCCTGCCGCCGCACGATGGCGGTCAAACGCCGGTCGAGGCCGCGATCCTCGGCAAACCCGTGTTGCACGGCCCGGCGATGACGAACTTCCGCGACATTGTCCGTTCGCTGACCGACGCCGATGCGGTGCGCCGCGTCGCGACGCACGCCGAGCTCGTGCGGACGGCCGTGGAGTTGCTGGAGAACGCCGCGGCGCGCGAGCAGCTGGCCGCGGCCGCGCGGGCTTGGAGTGAAGCGAATCGCGGCGCCACCGAGCGCACGCTGGCGATCATCCGTTCGGAACTCGCGCCGCGGCAGTGA